A single genomic interval of Balaenoptera musculus isolate JJ_BM4_2016_0621 chromosome 14, mBalMus1.pri.v3, whole genome shotgun sequence harbors:
- the LOC118906936 gene encoding proline dehydrogenase 1, mitochondrial yields MSLRRTFPLLRSALSRRAPLSTAPATREQHAAGLEAVRGRGAAEAARPPVPAVDFGNTQEAYRSRRSWELARSLLVLRLCASPALLARHEQLLRLARRLLGQRLFDRLMKMTFYGQFVAGEDQESIRPLIQHNRAFGVGSILDYGVEEDLTPEEAERKEMESCTSASERDGHGTSKREKQFQAHRAFGDRRDGVISARTYFYASEAKCDSHMETFLRCIEASGGASEDGFSAIKLTALGRPQFLLQFSDVLTKWRRFFHQMAAEQGKAGLAAMDTKLEVAALQESVVKMGIASRMEIENWFTVETLGVSGTLDLLDWGSLIDSRTELSKHLVVPNMQTGQLEPLLSRFTEEEERQMTRMLQRMDVLAKKASEVGVRLMVDAEQTYFQPAISRLTLEMQRRFNVERPLIFNTYQCYLKDAYDNVTLDVELARREGWCFGAKLVRGAYMAQERARALEIGYEDPINPTYEATNAMYHRCLNYVLEELKHNARAAVMVASHNEDTVRFTLCRMEELGLHPADCQVYFGQLLGMCDQISFPLGQAGFPVYKYVPYGPVMEVLPYLSRRALENSGVMKGAQREWQLLWQELKRRLRTGSLFHRPA; encoded by the exons ATGAGCCTTAGGCGAACCTTTCCCTTGCTGCGCTCCGCCCTCTCCCGCCGCGCCCCGCTGTCTACAGCGCCGGCGACCCGCGAGCAGCACGCCGCGGGCCTGGAAGCCGTGCGGGGGCGCGGGGCGGCCGAGGCCGCGCGGCCGCCAGTGCCCGCCGTGGACTTCGGCAACACGCAGGAGGCGTACCGGAGCCGGCGCAGCTGGGAGCTGGCGCGCAGCCTACTGGTGCTGCGCCTTTGCGCCTCGCCCGCGCTGCTGGCGCGCCACGAGCAG TTGCTCCGTCTTGCCAGGAGACTTCTGGGGCAAAGGTTGTTCGACAGACTGATGAAGATGACCTTCTACGGGCAGTTTGTGGCTGGTGAGGACCAGGAGTCCATCCGGCCCCTGATCCAGCACAACAGGGCCTTCGGCGTAGGCTCTATCCTGGACTACGGTGTGGAGGAGGACCTGACCCCCGAGGAGGCCGAACGCAAGGAGATGGA GTCCTGTACCTCAGCATCAGAGAGGGACGGCCATG GCACCAGTAAGAGGGAGAAGCAGTTCCAGGCCCACCGGGCATTCGGAGACCGCAGGGATGGCGTCATCAGCGCCCGCACCTACTTCTACGCCAGCGAGGCCAAGTGTGACAGCCACATGGAGACATTCCTGCGCTGCATCGAGGCTTCAG GTGGCGCCAGCGAGGATGGCTTCTCAGCCATTAAGCTCACCGCACTGGGGAGACCCCAGTTTCTG CTGCAGTTCTCAGATGTGCTGACCAAGTGGAGACGGTTCTTCCACCAAATGGCCGCAGAGCAGGGCAAGGCCGGGCTGGCTGCCATGGACACGAAGCTGGAGGTGGCTGCACTGCAG GAAAGCGTGGTGAAGATGGGCATCGCGTCCCGGATGGAGATTGAGAACTGGTTCACTGTGGAGACCCTTGGCGTGTCTGG CACCCTGGACCTGCTGGACTGGGGCAGCCTCATTGACAGCAGGACCGAGCTCTCCAAGCACCTGGTGGTCCCCAACATGCAG ACAGGACAGCTGGAGCCTCTGCTGTCGCGGTTCACTGAGGAGGAGGAACGGCAGATGACGAGGATGCTGCAGAGGATGGACGTCCTGGCCAAG AAAGCCAGTGAGGTGGGCGTGCGGCTGATGGTGGACGCCGAGCAGACCTACTTCCAGCCGGCCATCAGCCGCCTGACGCTGGAGATGCAGCGCAGGTTCAACGTGGAGAGGCCACTCATCTTCAACACGTACCAGTGCTACCTCAAG GACGCCTACGACAATGTCACCCTGGATGTGGAGCTGGCTCGCCGAGAGGGCTGGTGCTTCGGGGCCAAGCTGGTGCGTGGCGCATACATGGCCCAGGAACGTGCCCGCGCCCTGGAGATTGGGTATGAGGACCCTATCAACCCCACGTACGAGGCCACCAACGCCATGTACCACAG GTGCCTCAACTACGTCCTGGAGGAGCTGAAGCACAACGCCAGGGCTgcagtgatggtggcctcgcacAATGAAGACACCGTGCGCTTCACGCTGTGCAG GATGGAGGAGCTGGGCCTGCACCCTGCCGATTGCCAGGTGTACTTTGGACAGCTTCTGGGCATGTGTGACCAGATAAGCTTCCCGCTAG GCCAGGCAGGCTTCCCCGTGTACAAGTACGTGCCTTACGGCCCTGTGATGGAGGTGCTGCCCTACCTGTCCCGCCGAGCCCTGGAGAACAGCGGAGTCATGAAGGGCGCCCAGAGGGAGTGGCAGCTGCTGTGGCAGGAGCTCAAGCGGAGGCTCCGCACGGGCAGCCTCTTCCACCGCCCGGCCTAG